Genomic window (Gymnogyps californianus isolate 813 chromosome 2, ASM1813914v2, whole genome shotgun sequence):
GCCCCGCTCACCGCGCTGCAGGTCCAGCTTGGTCTCGCGGACGTAGTCGTCGGGGTTGCGGCTCAGCACCTTGACCCGCATCCTCGCCTCCGCACACGCGGCCGCTTCCGCGCCGCCGGGAAAGGCGCCCCCGCGCTCCCACCTCCCTGCGCAGGCGCACGTGACCGGATGTGCCGGGCGGGCTGTTCTCGCGCGACGCTGCTGCCCGCCGCGCCGGGACCGGCTGTCAGACCGCGGCGGGCGAGGGAGGTAGGGAGAGCGCGCGCGCCGCCGCGCCTCCTGCCCGCGCGCCGCCGCCGTTGGCGATGAGCGCCCAGGGGCCCGCGTGCGCCGTgggggagccggcggcggcggcggcgccgccggcCGTGCGGTCCCTCCTCCGCCACGTGCAGCTGGAGAACCTGGCGGCGGGGCTGAGCGGCGGCGTCGTCTCCACCCTGGTGCTCCACCCGCTGGACCTGGTCAAGATCCGCTTCGCAGGTGAGGCCGTaccggccgccccccccccctcgccgggccgggccggggaggCTGCGGGACCCGCGCCTCAAGGCCGCGGTGCCCCAGGCGGGGGCTGCCGTGGCTCCCGGAGGCCGGGCTCGAGGCTGAGGCTGCCCCCGCGGGGCCGGAGCGCCTGCTGAGGCGGTGGGTGTGCCGTCAGGGTAGGCCCCCGAGCCCGGCTCCCCACAGGCCGTGCTGCTGAGGGCTACAAAGACAAACCGTGCTTTGccttaaaaatgtacaaatctCACTGAGCTCTCCGTTTCCAAGCCAGTGACCTGCCGGcttttttttgagggagagTACAGCCAGATGAGCCTGCACGTCTTTGCCCAAGCTTGTGTGCGGCTACATGACAGCAGGCACTGGCAGGGTAGCCCCACGGCTTGGAATAAACAGGCCGTAGGCCGAAAGGGACAGTCTCTGGTTCTTTTCCCACCTATCCCAAAGCTTAATCTTACCGTCATTTCTAGGGACTATAAAATGTGCTGTGTGCCTCAGGCTGTTTTCAGGCAGATTAGAGAGCTGACCAggcttttccctctctttcatGACCACCAGTGCCATAGGACACAGCAAGATTGCGTGTTTTAAACAGGCGGATTGTCTCAAGCCAATGTTCAAAGTTCACCTTTATGCCAAAGATTTTCAACACTCAAAGCGTAACAATAGTTTTATAATAATCTTCGTTGTTAACAGTAGTGGTattgttttgcagaaaactctaacttgtttgtttttccgCAGGGAAGCATGTCAGCTCCCCCCTATTGATTTTGCTGTTCATATGAGAAACATGTTGCCATTTTATCCTGTTCTCTTTTACAGAGGTTGAAACATTTTGCTGTATCTTTCGATTGTTATCTTAAATGGATACATGGGTGTTTAAGATCTCAAAAACAAATGGTAAACTATCACAGAGAAGTttcacaaaatttaaaacattacatttCCAAACAGACTTTTTGCAAAGTTGGATTTAAACACTTTCCTGCATATCCTAGTGTGGgcacatcctgggctgtattatGAAGAGCATAGCTAGCAGAAGTGCTCCTGTCTCTCTATTTTGCACTTTTAAGACTACATTTgaagtactgtgtccagtttggggCTCACCAGTACAAGGAAGACATTGACATACTGGCGTGATTCCAGTGGAGGCCACCAGACTGGTGAAGGGGCTGAAGCACATGACATAGGAGGACAGGCTGACAGAACAGGATCGATTCGGCCTTacaaagagaaggctgaggggagatATTATTGCAGTCTATGACTATGTGATTGGAGGACTCAGAGAAGGTGAAGCCGGGTTCTTCTTGGAGATGAATAGTTGTAGGGCAAGAGGGAACAGGCACAAGCAGGAACATGGAAAATTCCAGttatttattaggaaaaaggatttttactgtgaaaatgGTCAAATACTGGAagaggttacccagagaggctgtaatCTCTTCAGCCTTCGAAACATTCAGGAACCGACTGGACATATCCCTGAGTAACCTGATCTAATTAGATCTGTTTTGAGCAGGGGATTGGATtagatgacctctggaggtcacttACTTTCACATGCTTGTTTGTGTTGAAAATAATGATTCCTATGTTTTGTCTTCAACCAGGAAGTATGAGCTGATATCAGAAATCAATGTTGTGAAGATTCTCGGCAGCATCATTGACAGACAGACCTGCATTAATGTCTCTGATTTCCCACATTGTTTACTGTGTTTATAAACATGATCGAATGGCAGCATggtaaaaaaattcagaaaggtCTTTGGGAAAGGTCTAGCAGTGCTTAttcaggagggagaaaagaggcaTTGAATTTGTGTTCtagttttaatttaatctgTGTTCTAGTTTTGAGTGATTGTCAAGCTGTTGAGGCCTTGTTACAATGTgctcagaaaaagcattttgtcttTAGTCCTGAAGTCTGTCACAATGTACAGTACTGTACACAAAGTTCAAAGGAGAATGAATAATAAATGTGGCGCTGAccagaaaacatctgaaatccATGATTAGCAGGATTAATCTTGATGGGGACACAAAAACTACGCTGACTGTAAAACTTTGagattaattttcagtaaaattgcAATCTAGCCTTATGTCTATATTAAGgatgaaagctgctgctgtgttggcATCATAGAGTAATTTGGGTCAGAAGAGATCCATGGAGCTCATCCCCTATTCAGATAAGGTCTGCttagatcagattgctcagtCTTGTCTGCTAGAGTTTTGAGTAGCTCCAAAGATGCCTCTTCAGGCAACTCGTTCCAGTATTTGACCACTCTGATGGAGAAAAAGTTCTGGTCAGAATTCCCTCTGTTCCAGCGTGTGTCTGTTACTTCTTGTCATCTCACCATGCGCCGTATCATGCGTGTCATCAGTAATCAACTTACTCTCTTGCTGTTATGGTAGGAGCAATAGTAGTTGCCACTGTAAGTTGTGTGAACATCTTTGTTCTAAATGAAATCTGTCAAACAAAAACTTGCAtgtttttttatcttttttgactgtgatattttctgaatatttggaCAACCAGCTGTTTGTTTATTGGGTGGGAGAAGTGTATGCATTTGGTGTTTTCCTGCAAATCCATTCAATAAGAACAGAAGGAGAACACAGGAATTTTTGATGGAAATAACCTTTGAGTGTTCTGGCAAAAACTGACTTTGGAATCAATAAGACATGATCTGTTGAAAATATTCAGatctttaaagaacattttaaagaggaagattGAATTTAAGAGTTGTTATCTGGGATTTGTCTAAACTCCTTATAGAAATGTGTTGTCAGAGACCCCACATGTACCACTTGAAATATGATCCAAAATTGCTGGGGtgctaaaaagaagaaacaaaaaacttcaaTTCAAAGCTGCTGCTCACCAAAAATGCACAGCAGTGCATTTATTTAGCCTTGTCAGATTGATGGGAGCCTTCCTTTTGCAGAGCttaaaagttctttttcttttttttgtttctttttcctttttttttttggggggaagttCTTTAACTCTAGACTTATGAAGCTGTAAACCCCAACTCTtgcatacttttaaaagaatacttttaaaatacagttgatCAGTTAGGTTTCGTGTTCATTTGCAGCTTGCTTTGGAGGCTGTGTACTTCTGTGGTGGCTTTTACACAGCTGAACGTCATgtttcctgaaatgtttttcagtataatttctttctttcatagtAAGCGATGGATTGGAGCTGAGGCCAAAATACAATGGGATTCTCCACTGTATGACCACTGTCTGGAAGCATGAAGGACTACGAGGCTTATATCAAGGGGTAACTCCAAACATGTTTGGAGCAGGGGCTTCCTGGGGACTTTACTTTTTCTTGTAAGTAGAACTGTAAAATGTGTCATATCCTGTGCAATGTAATGTTCAGATATACACTGCATCTTCTTTAGGGGGTATAAAAATATGCTAAGTGGCTTATAAACTTGTGATTCTTTTAGTAAGTCCAGCCCTGCTACCTTTTATTATGGTTTGCTGTTTTAGAATTTAAGCAATTTGAGTCAGAGACCTGTTACTTTGTCACGTACAGTGCATTCCCTTGATGCTGTGAAAATACTAAGGAACTTGAGAGATGGTGACATCATTCATGAGGAATCCTCTAAAAGTGCCAATACACTGTGCTTAAAACCTCAcgaaaaataaaaacctaaactGACATGTTAAGAATTAGAGAACATGATGAAGTTTTCTACTAAAGCTAAATGTTTAACTGATTTTTAGTAATTCTAGTGACAGTCAgttctttcattgtttttgtgAGTTGATGGCCTTTGCTTATAAAgccctttttttaatactcaatcttttctgctttattagCTGTGCAACTGTGACCTGATTTACTGCTGATCCCTATTGATTGAAACACTTCAGGGAATAGTTTGTCAGTATGCCTATGCAAACCTCGCTTGTCAGTTGTCTAGACTCTGTTATTGTTGTGCTTCAGTCCTAAAGCTTTACTATAGGTTCCTATTGACGGTTCAACTGCTGTTGACAGTTTCTCAATCCACAGACTGGAAACTGGATCGAGAGAAGAAAGCTCAGTGTATTTCTGAGCTAGAAGATAATACTGACTGCTGCTTCAGTAAAAAGGAGGCTGTCTAATCGTTTCTTTAGAAGTTAATTCTTGAGATCCGATAGCTGTTTCAAGATGCAGTCGCAGTAATACTTTAtcaatttaaatatgtattaccGTAGTTCACTTTAAAGAGCTAACTGCTCAGAGATCAATTAATCAACTAAACAAAGATAGTTTGCTTAGATATCTGTTTTCAAAGGCTGTGTACCATCCAATGTTTTCCACGATCTTAAGTGAGGTGTTTTGTTATTTGGGGAGTTTTTTAGTGATGTAGGTTTGTTTTCACCTttaccaaaatatattttacattttccagttaCAATGCCATCAAAGCTTACaagaaggaagggaagctgGAAAGTCTAAGTGCAACCGAACACCTAGTGTCAGCTGCAGAGGCTGGTGAGTTTAAATGCAAAGAAGATTAATGTTTGCTTCTAGCCTTTCCATATGTTGCTCCCTGCCTTTGTGtgtcagtgctgctttttcttacagGTGGCAAGTGTAAGTATTCAAGTCTAAATGCAATCATTTATTGTCTGTACATAAATTAATGATGTCTAAGATGAATAGATGGATCACTGTGgtcttttcagttttgctcaGAAACAGCAGTTGTCAAAATACCTTTTGACCTTGTTTTCATTGTGTATGAGTGTTTTCCATATTTAATACTATATTGAGTCCTAAAATATAGCTATATAAATGCGCTGCTGTCAGCTTGTTAACTAGTTAAATGTTTAACACTTAgacctggaaaagagaaggcctACTGAAGTTAGAGTAAGTGAATTGGTCATTGgtctttgaaaattattatcTATGGTACAAGTTTTCTTAGAAACTaaagatctgaaataaaaatacaatttctatGAGCAAGGCTTTTAATACATTGTTTCTAACATATGTTCTTGTACATGCTTCTGTGTTGCATTTAATCTAGGCAATTGAGAAGACTTTATTAGGATGTTGGAGAATTCATTTAATGTTGAAATACAAGGCATATTCGGAGCATTCATTTAATGTTGAAATACAAGGCATATTGTTTGATGTGAAAAATAGTAATGGATTATTTTACAACTGTATTTTCAATAACCTATAAAGCTATAACAGGTTGCTTCTGTTAACCTGTCAATATGATTAAGTAAATTTCTCATGACTGAGGTGTCCATTAAATTTTGTATAATTGTATACCCAAAGAATAACTCGGATAATCAGGAGTACGTTAAGAAATTACTTATCTTTCCTATCTACTACAGATCACACTACTGACTGGGGAAAGGTGAGGCAAAAAAGGGGATGTACTAGGAATATGCAAAAAGCCGTATGCTCTACAGAAGTACCCACAGCAGGAGTAGGTTGGACTTGATTGTGACCTTTGAAGGCAGAGAGGGGGAACAATGGTGGGCATAAACTTCACCTGTTTTAAGTAATATGAGTACTCTTGTAGGATAAGTCGTTTTGTCATTGTAAAAGCCTGTGTTATGTTGGACTGAACAAACTGCGACAAGCTTTGGAGTTGGCGTAACAATCAGTCTAACTTCCACCTGTTCTCAGGAGCCATGACTCTCTGTATTACAAATCCAATATGGGTAACGAAGACACGACTTGTGCTACAATACAACGCTGGTGTTGATCCATCGAAGCGGCAGTACAGAGGAATGTTTGATGCTCTTATAAAGATATACAAGACGGAGGGTATACGTGGCTTATATAAGGtaataaaatttaagaaaaattccaGGATTGGCTGCCACCACTCAGTAGCATGGTCAGACTTGTAAATATTcatctacaaaaaaaaatgcaagtaattTTTTGTATTAGCTTGCTTACTTTTATTCTGTGAGTCTTCTTTCCCACTGAAGAACTGCAGCGAAAAGGCttaatcagaagaaaagctattaTACTGTTGAAATGTAGGAAATCACTGAAGAATAGAGTGTAAGCTTTATGGCTAAGCCATCTTCTGTTGGGTGATAATGCTGAAATGAGAGTAAACtacaagctgctttttaattttttggagTCTTCCTATAATTAGAATTTGGATAAGGAGGGCAGCAGTAGTGTAATCTATCTTGCTGCTAGtgctttcttccatttcatcCCTTATCTCTGTCTTTCTGACATCTTGTGGAGCATAACGTATGACTAAAGTAGTTGctaattttttcttccacaatgGATGGTTTCACAACTGCTCATTTGCCCTCTAGTTATTGAGGTCTGTAATCTGTCATCCCTAGATCCATGAAATTTTCAGACTTCTAAATATGGTCTGCgtatgtgtgggttttttattccCTTTAATTTAGGGAAACAGATGGCAACTGGATTTAGACTttttgcctcctccttccttcaggCCATGACATCAAGATGCATTCATCAGTGCCTGGAAGGTGTGAAGAAACCTATTTTAGTTCAGTCTGGCTCTTCTCCTACAAGTAATGCTATAGAACAAGAACAGTATCTCTTAGGAATTATCCTGATTACTGATCATTAACTTCTTttatttgcagtgaaaaatataATCCTTCCTATGCTGAAAGACTAGTATGCCACATTCTGATGAATGCCAAATTCTGACACCAGGAACAAGGCACCTTACTTATTCCTAAATTGAAATCGTCAGGATTTCTCATTTGCCTGCCTGGGTGTCTGCTCTGTTCCATGTAGATAAGTTCTAATTTCTTGCCTCTGTTAGGGTTTAAGATGTCCTTCCATTGAGTTACTCTTCAGATTATTCGTGCATGTAGTGTGTGTTGCCTTTGGCACTAGACACTTCTTTGTAGTGTTAATTTGCAAGTGGGGAACTAAACCAGGTACTTCCTTTGAAAGAGCAAATTACTTGCTTAAATCTGCAAAGAAGGTGACATAGATAGGTACTGAGTGACCTACATAACTATGCACACTGAGCAACTTTCATTTGACATCAGGATTCTCTCAACCTTGTCCATACTGGGGTAAAAGGCACCTCTTCAGGTGGGTCTTTGACTTGTCCATACTTtagctttccttcattttctgtttttggaggagttttcattttttctctttcttgctttatttgaaatttcaCGGCTGAAGTTTTGTTAATTGCCCTGAGTTGCAGGAGCTGTAGTGCACATGaatgtcttctttttcctcataatCTTAATTTCAGATAGAGTTCCTTATAGCAAATAAGGGGATCTTGGAGAATACCACCACAAGTTGGAAATAAAATCTGGAAGTAGTTTCTTTCTGATTAATTTGAGATTAGGCTTCTaaagaaaggtatttctgtCCAAGCAATTCCATATCTTGCTCGCTGTTGCACAAGGTGCTGTTACTGGTCTGAGCAATTCCTTTCAGTCCTTTGGGGCACAAGACTAGTAATGTCAGGATGCATCAGTCTTTCTAGCTGGGATCAAAGCTGTCTTTATTAGCTCTGTTGGATATTGTTCATTCATTAAACTATAGTTCATCTGAAGCTGAGTTCCTCAATAACTTGTTCTTCTTGAACTCAGCCTGGTTTTGAAAAGACAGGAGCCTTTCCTTCGCTGATTATCCCAGTAATCATCTAGTCAGTGATCTTCCTCACCCTCCACCCATTAGGCTTTGTCCTTTGGCCTCCATCCCCCAGGTGACTGGggacagagctgctctgctgcacaccaggctgaggaagaaaacagcttggGGTTATGTAATTTGAACACACCTATAGATCTGTTGGAGATCTGAGCTCTAAAAATTACTTTGCCATGAAGTTGAATGTCACGCAAACATCTCCTAGTTAAGAGTGCTATATGGTTCTTTTCAAGCATAAGGCAGGAGAGATCAAACATTGTAAAATAATCATAAGATCGTAGGAGTTGGCACTTTCAGAAAAACGTAAAATGCCTCTGAGCTCTTGGGAAACTGTTAGATGTCTAGTCTAGAGTGACTGACTACTAAAACATCAATCAAGAATGCAACTAACATTCTTCCTGGCCTCCATgcttctgtatttgtattttcagtttcattctcTTTCAGTGATGATGTAGAAGCAGCAATTAGAAATAGAGCAATGCTTAATAGACAACAGTAAAATCAGCAGGAAGCGCAGAAAATTTAAGgagattaaaggaaaatatagtCATCAAGACTGAGAATAATAATGCAGTATGACaactacaacaacaaaaaattcctAGCAGTAATATGCGCTCGCTACCAAGTGAAGTAGATATATTGGACACTTCTGTATTGTCATTTTGCCTTTGGTAGGCAAGATTCTGTACTCTGAggataaagtattttttccagtccATTGATGTCTAAGACACTTAGctctctttattttgctatgCTTTTGCTTATGCTATTTTCCTTTTCGCAAATGCGAAGCTTATAAGCTAAGTGCCTTTCTATGTCTTTGTACTTGTATATAGCAAAATCCACTGAGATTTGGCCATCTCGATTTTAACTTTAGTCCCAGGTTCTACAGAGAGACAGAAGCGTAAGTAACTTTCACATGAAAGATGGTATCATTTTTCACCATGAAGGAATCAAGATGCATAGGGAGATAATGGCATACTTCCAGTGTCTTTCTGCACAAGTTGTCAGAGCAGGGCACTCAGTATGCCAAAGACCAGTAGCATCAGAGAACCCAAATGAAGACAACACTAAACAGATTACAAGGGGAATCTGCTGcattcttttgaaatatatagCAGAGGCTGCTCTGGCGTGAGCGCTCTCAAACACTTAGGCAGTGATGTGAGTACCACATCACCAAATGAACCTTGTTCTCTACTTTACTAAGAAGCATAGGCTTTCCACTATATACATTTGcctatgttccttttcattgtAATGGGCAACCTTTGAAACACTAACCAACGGgacatttttctcttgtcctGGATCTTCGGCACTTACAGCTGTTTAAGCcaactttaaaatacaatttttttccccactgtctACTGTTCAGAATTATATGCTTTACCATTTAAATTTCTAATTATGTATTTAATTCTGTCTATT
Coding sequences:
- the SLC25A32 gene encoding mitochondrial folate transporter/carrier; this translates as MSAQGPACAVGEPAAAAAPPAVRSLLRHVQLENLAAGLSGGVVSTLVLHPLDLVKIRFAVSDGLELRPKYNGILHCMTTVWKHEGLRGLYQGVTPNMFGAGASWGLYFFFYNAIKAYKKEGKLESLSATEHLVSAAEAGAMTLCITNPIWVTKTRLVLQYNAGVDPSKRQYRGMFDALIKIYKTEGIRGLYKGFVPGLFGTSHGALQFMAYEDLKLRYNKYRNRGSDTKLNTVEYIMMAAVSKIFAVSATYPYQVVRARLQDQHNTYSGVFDVIRRTWRKEGIHGFYKGIIPNVIRVTPACCITFVVYENVSGFLLDFRKENN